Proteins from one Hirundo rustica isolate bHirRus1 chromosome 30, bHirRus1.pri.v3, whole genome shotgun sequence genomic window:
- the BLOC1S1 gene encoding biogenesis of lysosome-related organelles complex 1 subunit 1 has protein sequence MLSRLLKEHQARQSERRELQERRRRDAIAAATRLTEALVDHLNVGVAQAYVNQRKLDQEVKTLQVQAAQFARQTGHWISMVENFNQALKEIGDVENWARSIELDMRTIATALEYIYKGQLQPSCS, from the exons ATGCTGTCCCGGCTGCTGAAGGAGCATCAGGCCCGCCAGAGCGAGCGGCGCGAGCTGCAGG AGCGGCGGCGCAGGGATGCGATCGCGGCCGCCACCCGCCTCACCGAGGCCTTGGTCGATCACCTCAACGTGGG GGTGGCCCAGGCCTACGTGAATCAGCGCAAACTGGACCAGGAGGTGAAGACCCTACAGGTACAGGCGGCCCAGTTTGCCCGCCAGACCGGCCACTGGATCTCCATGGTGGAGAACTTCAACCAGGCCCTCAAG GAGATCGGGGATGTGGAGAACTGGGCCCGGAGCATCGAGCTGGACATGAGGACCATTGCCACCGCCCTCGAGTACATCTAcaaggggcagctgcagccctcctgctcctga
- the RDH5 gene encoding retinol dehydrogenase 5 isoform X1 produces MAGAMWLYVALVAVAWALGWLVRDRRTLPTVTDKHVFITGCDSGFGNLLARRLARRGYRVLAACLTPQGAESLRGDSAGGHLRTTLLDVTRSDSIRRAAEWVQKEVGEKGLFGLVNNAGVANPIGPTEWMDIEDFRRVMAVNAFGAIEVTLQLLPLLKRARGRVVNTSSVLGRISANGGGYCMSKFCIEAFSDSLRRDMQHFGVKVSVVEPGFFKTNVTDLDSLEASLRQRWERLEPDTRSSYGEHFFPQYLKVQRLLLSLLCDKDLSKVTRCIEHALQAQHPRSRYSAGWDAKLLWLPASYMPSALVDLGLALILPKPAQSVP; encoded by the exons atGGCTGGG GCCATGTGGCTGTACGTGGCGCTGGTGGCAGTGGCCTGGGCGCTGGGGTGGCTGGTGCGGGACCGCCGTACGCTGCCCACGGTGACGGACAAGCACGTCTTCATCACTGGCTGTGACAGCGGCTTCGGCAACCTGCTGGCCCGGCGGCTGGCCCGGCGCGGCTACCGCGTGCTGGCCGCCTGCCTGACCCCGCAGGGAGCTGAGAGCCTGCGCGGGGACAGTGCCGGGGGACACCTGAGGACCACCCTGCTCGATGTCACTCGCTCCGACAGCATCCGCAGAGCTGCCGAGTGGGTGCagaaggaggtgggggagaAAG GGCTGTTTGGGCTGGTGAACAACGCGGGTGTGGCCAACCCCATCGGCCCCACGGAGTGGATGGACATCGAGGACTTCCGCCGGGTCATGGCTGTCAACGCCTTCGGGGCCATCGAGGTCACGCTGCAACTGCTGCCGCTGCTGAAACGGGCACGGGGCCGAGTGGTCAACACGTCCAGTGTCCTGGGGCGCATCTCGGCCAACGGCGGCGGCTACTGCATGTCCAAGTTCTGCATCGAGGCCTTCTCAGACAGCCTCAG GCGGGACATGCAGCACTTTGGGGTCAAGGTGAGCGTGGTGGAGCCGGGGTTCTTCAAGACCAACGTGACAGACCTGGACTCCCTGGAGGCATCGCTGCGGCAGCGCTGGGAGCGTCTGGAGCCCGACACCCGCAGCAGCTACGGGGAGCATTTCTTCCCCCAGT ACCTGAAGGTGCAGcggctgctgctgtccctgctgtgtgacAAGGACCTGTCCAAGGTCACCCGCTGCATCGAGCACGCGCTGCAGGCGCAGCACCCGCGCAGCCGCTACAGCGCCGGCTGGGATGCGAAACTGCTCTGGCTGCCCGCCTCCTACATGCCCTCAGCCCTCGTGGACCTGGGCCTGGCCCTCATCCTGCCCAAGCCGGCCCAGAGCGTCCCCTGA
- the RDH5 gene encoding retinol dehydrogenase 5 isoform X2, translating to MWLYVALVAVAWALGWLVRDRRTLPTVTDKHVFITGCDSGFGNLLARRLARRGYRVLAACLTPQGAESLRGDSAGGHLRTTLLDVTRSDSIRRAAEWVQKEVGEKGLFGLVNNAGVANPIGPTEWMDIEDFRRVMAVNAFGAIEVTLQLLPLLKRARGRVVNTSSVLGRISANGGGYCMSKFCIEAFSDSLRRDMQHFGVKVSVVEPGFFKTNVTDLDSLEASLRQRWERLEPDTRSSYGEHFFPQYLKVQRLLLSLLCDKDLSKVTRCIEHALQAQHPRSRYSAGWDAKLLWLPASYMPSALVDLGLALILPKPAQSVP from the exons ATGTGGCTGTACGTGGCGCTGGTGGCAGTGGCCTGGGCGCTGGGGTGGCTGGTGCGGGACCGCCGTACGCTGCCCACGGTGACGGACAAGCACGTCTTCATCACTGGCTGTGACAGCGGCTTCGGCAACCTGCTGGCCCGGCGGCTGGCCCGGCGCGGCTACCGCGTGCTGGCCGCCTGCCTGACCCCGCAGGGAGCTGAGAGCCTGCGCGGGGACAGTGCCGGGGGACACCTGAGGACCACCCTGCTCGATGTCACTCGCTCCGACAGCATCCGCAGAGCTGCCGAGTGGGTGCagaaggaggtgggggagaAAG GGCTGTTTGGGCTGGTGAACAACGCGGGTGTGGCCAACCCCATCGGCCCCACGGAGTGGATGGACATCGAGGACTTCCGCCGGGTCATGGCTGTCAACGCCTTCGGGGCCATCGAGGTCACGCTGCAACTGCTGCCGCTGCTGAAACGGGCACGGGGCCGAGTGGTCAACACGTCCAGTGTCCTGGGGCGCATCTCGGCCAACGGCGGCGGCTACTGCATGTCCAAGTTCTGCATCGAGGCCTTCTCAGACAGCCTCAG GCGGGACATGCAGCACTTTGGGGTCAAGGTGAGCGTGGTGGAGCCGGGGTTCTTCAAGACCAACGTGACAGACCTGGACTCCCTGGAGGCATCGCTGCGGCAGCGCTGGGAGCGTCTGGAGCCCGACACCCGCAGCAGCTACGGGGAGCATTTCTTCCCCCAGT ACCTGAAGGTGCAGcggctgctgctgtccctgctgtgtgacAAGGACCTGTCCAAGGTCACCCGCTGCATCGAGCACGCGCTGCAGGCGCAGCACCCGCGCAGCCGCTACAGCGCCGGCTGGGATGCGAAACTGCTCTGGCTGCCCGCCTCCTACATGCCCTCAGCCCTCGTGGACCTGGGCCTGGCCCTCATCCTGCCCAAGCCGGCCCAGAGCGTCCCCTGA
- the CD63 gene encoding CD63 antigen: MAMEGGMKCVKFLVFFFNFIFWVCGVALIVIGILALVALGKAPVAPIAGSSWTPVGVVVLGVVIFFTSFFGCCGAWKESYCMVTTFAVLLSLIFLVEIAAAITGYVFKHKVHGLVEEGLWEAMRRYDQDPSLTAALDTFQKEFFCCGVDNYTDWASIGRFGDNDTVPRSCCRISTDTCNVRPTPDTVYEKGCLPSLEAWLKRNIVVLAAVALGIAFFEILGVVFSCCLMRGIRSGYEVM; this comes from the exons ATGGCGATGGAGGGCGGGATGAAATGTGTGAAgttcttggttttcttcttcaacttcatcttctgG GTGTGCGGCGTGGCCCTGATCGTCATCGGCATCTTAGCTCTGGTGGCCCTGGGTAAGGCCCCGGTGGCCCCGATCGCCGGCTCCAGCTGGACCCCGGTGGGcgtggtggtgctgggggtCGTCATCTTCTTCACCTCCTTCTTCGGCTGTTGCGGCGCCTGGAAGGAGAGTTACTGCATGGTCACCACG TTCGCCGTCCTGCTCAGCCTCATCTTCCTGGTGGAGATCGCCGCCGCCATCACCGGATACGTCTTCAAGCACAAG GTGCATGGGCTGGTGGAGGAGGGGCTCTGGGAGGCCATGAGGAGGTATGACCAGGACCCTTCGCTGACCGCTGCGCTGGACACCTTCCAGAAGGAG TTTTTCTGCTGTGGGGTGGACAATTACACGGATTGGGCCAGCATCGGGCGCTTTGGGGACAATGACACCGTGCCCCGGTCCTGCTGCCGCATCAGCACCGACACCTGCAATGTGCGGCCCACCCCCGACACTGTGTACGAGAAG GGCTGCCTGCCCAGCCTTGAGGCGTGGCTCAAGAGGAACATCGTGGTGCTGGCAGCCGTGGCGCTGGGCATCGCCTTCTTCGAG aTCCTGGGTGTTGTCTTCTCCTGTTGCCTCATGCGTGGGATCCGCAGTGGATACGAGGTCATGTag
- the INPP1 gene encoding inositol polyphosphate 1-phosphatase, whose protein sequence is MAGLLQALVAVSQKAAEVARLCRAEEPLFRLLVAEKTGPDRNARFLQDFKTLADVLIQELIKHDLGTQFPELRGHIHGEESSEFRDAEGGTVTVRVCATPGDTVALLLAVLGPEQMRAAELLAEAVHREVTLGDTELASINPGVSPEDVGIWIDPIDSTNEFIGGREDVAAVDGVAPGGLRSALVLVGAFDRRTGVPVLGVINEPFFQRDPQTGRWQGRYHWGVAHGSTRLCSLSPPAPRPCPRVVLSRAEGPAVRRALDSLGGGPPLLAAGAGYKLLCVALGLADAFVLSQATTFAWDSCAPHAILRALGGGVVALEGALRARREGGSGETPELRYHRPQPGREGAERWANREGLVAFVHPQHLRAVLAALGDVPGL, encoded by the exons ATGGCGGGGCTGCTGCAGGCGCTGGTGGCGGTGTCGCAGAAGGCGGCGGAGGTGGCGCGGCTGTGCCGGGCGGAGGAGCCCCTGTTCCGGCTGCTGGTGGCCGAGAAGACGGGACCCGACAGGAACGCCAGGTTTCTGCAGGACTTTAAGACGCTGGCGGATGTCCTGATCCAGGAGCTCATCAAGCACGACCTGGGGACACAg TTCCCCGAGCTGCGGGGGCACATCCATGGGGAAGAGTCCAGTGAGTTCAGGGATGCAGAGG GTGGCACGGTGACAGTGCGGGTCTGTGCCACCCCCGGGGACACggtggccctgctgctggccgTGCTGGGCCCCGAGCAGATGAGGGCGGccgagctgctggcagaggctgtgcaCCGGGAggtgacacttggggacacggaACTGGCCAGCATCAACCCTGGAGTGTCCCCAGAGGATGTGGGAATCTGGATAGACCCCATTg ACTCCACCAATGAGTTCATCGGGGGGCGCGAGGACGTGGCCGCTGTCGATGGCGTCGCGCCCGGGGGGCTGCGCTCGGCCCTGGTGCTCGTGGGGGCCTTCGACCGCCGCACCGGGGTTCCCGTGCTGGGGGTCATCAACGAGCCCTTCTTTCAGCGGGACCCCCAGACCGGCAG GTGGCAGGGCCGCTACCACTGGGGGGTGGCGCACGGCAGCACTCGGCTGTGCTCGCTGTCCCCTCCCGCcccccggccgtgtccccgcgTGGTGCTGAGCCGTGCCGAGGGCCCGGCGGTGCGGAGAGCTCTGGACTCGCTGGGCGGGGGTCCCCCGCTCCTCGCCGCGGGGGCCGGCTACAAACTGCTCTGCGTGGCGCTGGGGCTGGCGGACGCCTTCGTGCTGTCGCAGGCCACCACCTTCGCCTGGGACTCGTGCGCCCCGCACGCCATCCTGCGGGCCCTGGGGGGCGGCGTGGTGGCCTTGGAGGGGGCGCTGCGGGCCCGGCGGGAGGGGGGCAGCGGGGAGACCCCCGAGCTGCGCTATCACCGCCCGCAGCCAGGCCGGGAGGGGGCCGAGCGCTGGGCGAACAGGGAGGGGCTCGTGGCCTTCGTGCACCCCCAGCACCTgcgggcagtgctggcagcgcTGGGAGACGTGCCCGGGTTGTGA
- the GDF11 gene encoding LOW QUALITY PROTEIN: growth/differentiation factor 11 (The sequence of the model RefSeq protein was modified relative to this genomic sequence to represent the inferred CDS: deleted 1 base in 1 codon), translating into MAPLWWLLGSLVAAVAGGGSVEQPPASEPACPVCLWRRQSKELRLESIKSQILSKLRLKEAPNITREVVKQLLPKAPPLQQLLDLHDFQGDSLQHDEYLEEDEYHATTETVISMAQETDPAVQIEGNPHCCFFNFSPKIMFTKVVKAQLWVYLRPVQHTSTVYLQILRLKPVTDEGSRHIRIRSLKIELNSRAGHWQSIDFKHVLQNWFKQPHNNWGIEINAFDPNGNDLAVTSLGPGAEGLHPFMELRVLENNKRSRRNLGLDCDEHSTESRCCRYPLTVDFEAFGWDWIIAPKRYKANYCSGQCEYMFMQKYPHTHLVQQANPRGSAGPCCTPTKMSPINMLYFNDKQQIIYGKIPGMVVDRCGCS; encoded by the exons ATGGCCCCGCTGTGGTGGCTGCTGGGCTCGCTGGTGGCCGCGGTGGCGGGCGGGGGGTCGGTGGAGCAGCCCCCCGCCTCCGAACCCGCCTGCCCCGTGTGCCTGTGGCGGCGGCAGAGCAAAGAGCTGCGGCTGGAGAGCATCAAGTCGCAGATCCTGAGCAAGCTGCGGCTGAAGGAAGCGCCCAACATCACCCGGGAGgtggtgaagcagctgctgcccaagGCCCCcccgctccagcagctcctggaccTCCACGACTTCCAGGGGGACTCGCTGCAGCACGACGAGTACCTGGAGGAGGACGAGTACCACGCCACCACCGAGACCGTCATCAGCATGGCCCAGGAAA CGGACCCGGCGGTGCAGATCGAGGGCAACCCGCACTGCTGCTTCTTCAACTTCAGCCCCAAGATCATGTTCACCAAGGTGGTGAAGGCGCAGCTGTGGGTGTACCTGCGGCCGGTGCAGCACACCTCCACCGTGTACCTGCAGATCCTACGCCTCAAGCCCGTCACGGACGAGGGCAGCCGCCACATCCGCATCCGCTCGCTCAAAATTGAGCTCAACTCGCGTGCAGGGCACTGGCAGAGCATCGACTTCAAGCACGTCCTGCAGAACTGGTTCAAGCAGCCGCACAACAACTGGGGCATCGAGATCAACGCCTTCGACCCCAACGGCAACGACCTGGCTGTCACCTCGCTTGGGCCTGGAGCCGAGGGGCTG CACCCGTTCATGGAGCTGCGTGTCCTGGAGAACAACAAGCGTTCCCGGCGGAACCTGGGGCTGGACTGCGACGAGCACTCCACGGAGTCGCGCTGCTGCCGCTACCCGCTCACCGTGGACTTCGAGGCATTCGGCTGGGACTGGATCATCGCC CCCAAGCGCTACAAGGCCAACTACTGCTCGGGCCAGTGCGAGTACATGTTCATGCAGAAGTACCCGCACACGCACCTGGTGCAGCAGGCCAACCCGCGCGGCTCGGCCGGGCCCTGCTGCACGCCCACCAAGATGTCCCCCATCAACATGCTCTACTTCAACGACAAGCAGCAGATCATCTACGGCAAGATCCCCGGCATGGTGGTGGATCGCTGCGGGTGCTCTTAG
- the SARNP gene encoding SAP domain-containing ribonucleoprotein, which translates to MAAEPVELHKLKLVELKQECLARGLEAKGNKQDLIHRLQAYLEEHAEEEPNEEDVLGEEIEEEEPKAPEPPVKVEEAPVKSPDVIQEKKVVKISSEISQMERMQKRAERFNVPVSLESKKAARAARFGLATIPTKGLSADSKPTINLEKLKERAQRFGLNVSSLSKKSEEDEKLKKRKERFGIVTGAGAAEDSEAKKRKRAERFGIV; encoded by the exons ATGGCGGCGGAGCCGGTGGAGCTGCACAAGCTGAAG CTGGTCGAGCTGAAGCAGGAGTGCCTGGCCCGGGGGCTGGAAGCCAAAGGCAACAAGCAGGACCTGATCCATCGGCTCCAGGCCTACCTGGAGGAGCACG ctgaagaagAGCCCAACGAGGAGGAcgtgctgggagaggagatcGAG GAGGAGGAGCCAAAGGCACCGGAGCCGCCCGTGAAGGTGGAGGAGGCGCCGGTGAAGTCGCCTGACGT AATCCAGGAGAAGAAGGTGGTGAAAATCTCCTCGGAAATCTCCCAGATGGAG aGGATGCAGAAAAGGGCCGAGAGGTTCAACGTCCCCGTCAGCCTGGAGAGCAAAAAGGCAGCGAGGGCGGCGCG GTTCGGATTGGCCACAATTCCCACAAAAG ggCTCTCAGCAGACTCCAAACCCACG ATAAACTTGGAGAAGCTCAAGGAAAGGGCCCAGAGGTTCGGCCTCAATGTCTCCTCCCTTTCCAAGAAG aGTGAGGAGGATGAGAagctgaagaagaggaaggaaaggttTGGGATCGTCACCGGAGCCGGAGCTGCCGAGGATTCCGAG GCAAAGAAGCGGAAAAGGGCGGAAAGGTTCGGGATCGTCTGA